From the genome of Hippoglossus stenolepis isolate QCI-W04-F060 chromosome 13, HSTE1.2, whole genome shotgun sequence:
GGTTCAGCCTCCTCTGGTCAAGCTTTaccttctccatctccttgtgCAGGGATGTGATCTTCTCCCCGTTCTCCACAAGCATTCGGTCCCAGGCGTTCACCTGAGTGGCCTGCTGTAAGAAATGTCTCTCTTGGTCCTCTAGTTCGAGACTCCACTTGTTAATGAGACCCTCCAGTTGGGCGTAGCTCATCACCGGAGGAGCTGTGGTTGTGGTGAGTGTTGTGGCTGTTGTTATGGTGCTTATGCCAGATGCAGGTTTGAGTCCCAGGCTAAAGGCTACTGCAGCACCTGTTGTGGCAGCTGCAGTAGAGGCAGGAGCAGCGGCCAAGGTGGCAGTAGCTGCCCCCAGAGGTTTGAGCATAAAAGACATACCTCCACTAGCTGCTGTGGTTATTGCAGGAGCAGTGCTTGCTGCTGAAGTTGGAGCTGCACTCTGCATAAAGCCAGCtgctggtgcagcagcagcaggagcagaagcAGCAACTGTAGTGAAGGGCATTGAAAAGAGAGTGGGACCTACGGCTGGGGCTGGCTGTGTTAaagcaggaggagctggggtTGATGAAGGTTTGATCCCAAAGCCAAACGCTCCACCCTGAGGTGTTGGGGCTGCAGTGGTGGAGACTGGCTGGGGCTGCATGCCCATGGTGAGGTTGGAGGGAGCACTGGTGCCAAAGCCGAAGCCTCCTCCTGTGGGGAGAGTGGGGGCTGCTGCGGTCGCCTGGACCTTTGTAGCTCCAAAGCTGAAGTTTCCAAACGAGAGGCcacctgatgctgctgctgcagctgcagcggcggcggctgcggctgctgctgctgctgctgcttgggCTGGAGCTGCTTGGGCTGGAGCTGGTGCAGCAAGTTGGGGTTGAGCCTGAGGAGCAGTCCCGAAGGAGAAGCCGCCTCCTGCTGGGGGGGCAGCGGTGGTCTGTGCGGACATCGCGCCGGCCATATTGAACCCTTGCATCGAAACTGGAGCTGCCGCGGAGCCTAGGGTCATCCCCGGTGCTTGCGCTGTGGCTGTGGGTTGAGGAGTCGCGCCGAGACCAAACGCGTTGGGGGTGGGGGTCCCAAAAGGAAATCCTACACCCACGGCCGCTGTGCTCTTTGCTGGGGTGCCGAAACTAAAACCGCCGGCACTGTTGGCGTTGGGCTGGGCGGGGGGGCCGAAGGTGAAGCCCCCTCCAGGGGCTACAGGTGTGGAGCTTGGCATCCCGAAGCCCGGACCGGGGGCGGCGGCAGCTGTGGGCTTCTGAGCCCCGAAAGCGAAGCCTCCAGTGGGCGGCCCGAAGCTAAACCCTCCGCTCATTTTCTTTACCAACAAGATAAACTATAATATAAACGGTTAACGAAACCAGACACGGTACAAAATGGTCACTTCCTCGCTGAGCCTCCGCGGCTTTTGGCGGGTCACAACTACAAGCTGCTGAAATTGCCGGTGGACAGCTTTCCCTCCTGCGGCGACTTCCCAGACTTCACCGGGTTATAAAGTCGATCTAACGTTTGTTGACGTTACCTTAACGGACGCGGGGACcggaaattaaaaacacatcgtCCACAAAAAAAACGTGGCCCGCAGTCCTCGATGCTCCTTCACGCAGGCATTTCTGTGGACTACTAAAGGAAATGACGTTTGTTAGGACCACGGAGAGATGACGTTTCGGCTCTCTTAGAAGAGTGATAGATGTAACGTCCAATCACGGACCTGTCTGGAACAAACCCCCTCGTCTGATTGGTCGAGCCTCCTGGCCGACAAACCCATTCAggggtgtttattttttttagaaaatcaTCAAAGAGTAAACAGTTTATAAAATGACTCACcggttttctgtttctgttaagaaatgaaaaaggaaaaataacaaactacAATATTTTGCTCAAGTgtatttaatgattttataCAGTTAAATGACGCAATTGGTGCATTGTCgatgtaaaatataatattgtatTCAAACGCAacgtaaataaaataaactaaacgCGAGGACAAACAtatacagattaaaaaaagacgACACGGTTGTTTTAACAGGAAATACAATTGAATTATATGCTggtaaataaagtattttcttaACAAAACCGACAGGCAGGGACCTATCTTGATGTGGCACTGTAGCAGCCCCTTCACGACTGTTTAGCATGTTGACGTTTCTGCCTTCGAGGATTGAGCTGCGACCAAACTGAGGAGCGCATttgtatattattgtattaCGGTAGTGGTGACTATGGAGGATCACATTTCACCAAACCGCTCGGCAGCAGGACTTCGGTAAAGTGTGCGTGTGCGGCCGGCTGAAGTTAGCCGACAAGCTAATGTCCACCTAGATCGAGCGACTGTGAGTGATCAGCCCATTGACGCGAAGAATAActataaacaacaacaactgaggGAACACAGGAGGCGTCACCATGAGGATCTTAAGGTTCCTGAGGAGCAGCCTGTCCACAGGGAAGGACATCGACTATTACTCCAAATTCTCACCGTCCCCTCTCTCCATTAAGCAATTTCTGGATTTTGGTacgagacacagacacacacacacacacacgtttgtgcaGCTAGACTTTGCTTTGACTtacattcattgtggacagtcTAACCAAAACCtaatccctaaccttaaccatgaccaattcaaaCCTAACTTAACCTGAACCAAAATTCACATCTCACCATTTACCTAAACTAGGACCTAGGGACAATTAGTTTAGCCACATTGGGAAAAGGCTTTGGTCCTGACAAGGTTAGGTTTTATGCTGGTAAAGGTATcagaaataacacacacacacacacacacacacaccacacatatACCTCATACAGTACCTCGGTCAGCTAGCTGTGCACACAATGTGTATCTTTTTAAGGCAGTGGAGTGGTTAAATATCCATGAGTTGTGAGTCTTTAAATAATTAGACTTTTAGATGAGGCTGTACTGTCtttcatcaataaaaacacaagggaGTTATCCTACTTCAATAACCACTGACTTTGGGCCAGACAGGATTACGTTAAGTTCCATACAGATGTTAAGGTTTGACTGGTTACTTGAGAAGGTCATTTTATCACTCAAGATTATAAAAGGTTCCTGCCCAGGAAAGTCAAGCCCCAATGAATGCACTTGTGAACACGAGTgaactgcaaacaaacaaaccccagTTTCCTGTGGTGTGACTGAGCACAGACTGTACCAAGGAACGTGGGAGCAGACCAACAATAGAAGGCCTCAAGATTAGTTAAAAACACAGGAGCTATTTCATTCTTAAGAGTAAAGCTGTAACAATGTCGTCTATTAACTGATCATTTTATCAACATAGAATAAATCATCGGGTTTAAATCAATGTATAATTTGAGAGTAACAAGGGTTGGTGGATATGGATTCTGTTGTTTGTTATGGTGCACAAATGTCATCATCACACTTTTCACCTGAAACATGATGTGGTACATTTACTTGGAAATGTATTGAGGACATGTTGATAAATCTAATAACCAgacagaaatgttgttttctggCTAAACCAGCTAAATGTactttagaaaaaagaaaaatagaaccCAACACTGACATAAAGCAGCCCAGCTTCTCACTTTGCAGCACTGACTACAGTGACTTGGCcaaaattacagtttttcttttcttttcttttcatggtTTAAATGATCATGTTGCCTCATTCTAgaggcagcacagaaacacaacacagaggcttgagtcctctgcagcagccacagtttCACTCCGACCCTCTGCTGCATgtcctgtctccctctttcacaCTAAACTCTGTCCAATCAATAAAAGCCGTAGTGtccaaaaatatctttaaaaaaacaacatgcgCACCAACATAAATAATACGCCATTTTGTGACAACTCTGCCTCTGACATTATTGTCTAGAAGAATAACACAAGAGGCTActtatgtttctgtttgtattttcactCCTCAGGTTCAGAGAATGCATGTGAGAAAACATCGTTCATCTTCCTCAGACATGAGTTGCCTGTGAGGTTGGCAAACATCATGAAAGAAATCAACTTGCTGCCAGACAACTTGTTAAGGACCCCATCAGTCCGGTTGGTTCAGAGCTGGTACGTAGGTTTCACTTCTTCCCAGTCAGGGATCATGCCGCTGCCTGCAGATgcacactgatttatttttctttgcacagGTACATGCAGAGTCTACAGGAGATTATTGAGttcaaagaaagaaatgcagatgaTGAGAAAGTTGGGTATGAGTAAGTAAATCACACCAGGCAGTGTGGTTTTTAATCCTTATATTAATGATGTTTTaaatcagtgaaaaaaaaactcatctatttctttctgtatatttatgtttagTTTCACAGACGCTGTGATAAAAATCCGAAACCGACACAACGATGTCATTCCCACCATGGCTCAGGGAGTCGTGGAATACAAAGAGACGTACGGCACAGACCCGGTCGTCAGCCAGAATGTTCAGTACTTCCTGGATCGTTTCTACATGAGTCGGATATCCATCCGGATGCTGCTCAACCAGCACAGTGAGGACATTCTCTTCTACTTCATAAAAACAGTCAATAGTTTGATATTTCACTGTAGATTTTACACAGAATCTATAGAAAGCCAAGTTTTTGATACAGAAACACGATTGTCAGGGTAGTGGTAACGTTATGAAATCATATTACATGTTATAATTTAAGTTTTGGCATATATTTCACCCATACTTCAAAATTGAAGTTGTACTGCCCGACAGAGAACATCTATTACAGTGGGACATCATCTAAGACTGGACTTTTACCTGAAGTCCTAATAAGAAGCTGTTAGTGAGAAGGTAAATGTCCTATTCACTTGCTCTGGAACTTTTTCTGCCAGCCACCTCGTAGTATTTCGGGAAAATGTGAGTCTGAGCCCATGTTTGcaaaattcacagcgagtgagtgggcgtgttgatgacaattctaacacgcaacacacatgaaactggaagaataaaaatatcttaGGGTGAAAAAGAGGAGTCAGGACAACAGACTCACAAGGTTTTGGTGATTTGGGCCAACGCCGGTGTTGATGATGAAAAAGTCCCAAAATTGAAATGACATAAACACGCATCATCATGTGCTGTGTGGAAATATAGCATCTGTTTTGAAATATGTAACATGTCATACTTGGTGCTTATCATCATCTGTGTGTCTCCTCCTAGCGCTCCTCTTTGGTGGGAAGGTGAAGGTGAACCCGGCTCATCCCAAACAGATCGGCAGTATTGATCCGCACTGTCGTGTCAGTGAGGTGGTCAGAGGTGAGAGAACGTCTTGTTTTAAGAACACAAACATGAGGAGCAACAAACCGTCAGagttttaaaatagttttcattCAATTATTAATGTgcgtttttttttgtctccccCGCAAAACAAACATCTTCCTTGTAGACGCCTACGAAAACGCACGGAATCTTTGTGACCGGTATTACATGAACTCTCctgagctgaagctggaggaaTCCAATGGTAAATTTGTTTGGATATTATTATACATCCACACACTTTTAATTATGAATGTAACGTTTATTCACAGAATTAGTTTTACTTATAATCTGTAGCAATTaatggatttttaaataaatgaatagaaattgCCTGATTCAACAATGtccaataaaaatgtattgaatttctttttatGATGCATTTGTCCTGACAGTCAAAGAGCGGGACAACCCCATCACTGTGGTCTACGTTCCATCTCATCTCTATCACATGGTGTTTGAACTTTTTAAGGTAAGTTTCCTCTCATACTGAACTTAAATGCATTTCTCAACAGAACACATATTCTCACAGAGTTTGGTTACATCCACTTAGAGCAATTTTACACTTAAAAGGTCGCGGAACATCTTGACCATCTTGTCCTCTTTGCAGAACGCCATGCGGGCCACCATGGAGTTATATGGGGACTCCATGGAGTGTCCTCCCATCCACGCACACATCGCTCTGGGAACTGAGGATCTGACGGTCAAGGTAAATCAACACGTCTCAGTCTGATCTGCTGGATTtatccctgtttttttttttaactcttatTAGAATTTACCAGAATAAACTCCTCACCTGTCGGAGCAACAGATTTGGGAAATGAAAAATCCATCCTGTATATGTGTTCGATGAGAACCACACGTTGTTCTGCAGGTGAGCGATCGCGGAGGAGGCGTGCCTTTGCGGAAGATTGACAGGCTGTTCACCTACACGTACTCCACCGCTCCTCGGCCGAACTTCGACGGATCACACGCCGCTCCTCTGGTCAGTGCTcggataaacacacacagattaaaaacTATAAACTTGATTTACTGCCATTGCTGCTTATTAGGGTTCTTCTCAATATGGTGAAATAGATCAGCACCAGACTGACTTCACTGTTGTAGTATTTGCTCTTTACCATAGAACAGCTCACGGCTCTGTTGTCGTAGatggtggtgtgtgtctgtgttgtgttgaggAACCCTGCTCTGTGTTCTTTTCTAGGCTGGTTACGGTTACGGCCTCCCCATCTCTCGACTGTACGCTCGCTACTTTCAAGGGGACCTGAAGCTGTACTCTCTGGAGGGTTATGGAACTGATGCTGTGATCTACTTTCGggtaatttgtttgtttttttaatcgcGTCTCCGTTAAGAAAAGGCAGAATGGATGTTTGAACTTCCTCTCTATTTCCTGTCAGGCACTCTCCACAGAGTCCATTGAGAGGCTGCCCGTGTACAACAAGTCGGCATGGAAACACTACAAGACGATCCACGAGGCCGACGACTGGTGCATCCCGAGCAAAGAGCCCAAGGACATGACCACGTTTCGTAGTTTCTAATTTTCAAATGACAAATCAGTCCTGGAACAaagtgtgtgggaggggggaggtggtaaatgtggtttgtgtgggtgtgagagtgtgtaaaGGTTCTTTATATCAGTTCAGAGGTTTtgtacagaaagtaaaaaaatagaaagactGACTGAGAAAAGTTTTAGTGCCATAAATTAGAACAAGTTGTTATGGTGATGATTATggagcaacaaaaacaaaactcctgCGTGTCCTCACCGCGAATAACTGGAAATAAACATGACCAGCTTtctaaacagacacagaaataaaaaataaaaaaattctggATTTTTGAGGTCAATACCGATATTGatagtttcattttaaagtctCAGTTGGTTGTGATATTGGCCATTGGTCATTTTGTGCACTGAGCAGGATATTCAGTATAGAATAAAAAGCTTCAGATGGCTGATGAACACCAAGTGGATAAGCTGTATTTACCCCTGTCAGGCAATACTAACtctttatattataataatgacaTCACTTACAACATATGACAAATGATTGGTTCGTTTAAATAAGTATGTCAATCGTCTCACTTATACTAATTGTTGCAATATATGTCATCATGATGACGTCATCCCACCATATGATcataaactgtttttcaaaCTATATATGCTTAAAGTCGTGTCTATAGTCTAAAAGGCAGCAGAGATATTATAGAAAATATCCATTCTCGAACAAGGCATGATTTTCTGACTTCTTCATGGAGTCACATATCATTTAATCGGGAATCAATAtctgatcaatataagcttCAGATTGTCTCTTATTTGCAGAGATTTctcagtaaatatgtttttcagaccatattttttgttttaacctTTGACCTATCAACTCCAAAACTTAATGATGTGGAGATCCGCTCCTAAGTAATAACCACACCAGGTTgagtgaaaatccatccatgtgTTGTagagttattttgtacacatacacacacactgagagagaggtGAAAACAAAGCCCTGCTTCTGACCACACCAGCCTGCAGAGCAATAAACGTGTcagcgccctctagtggacaaactcacagcagcacagtttcTTTGATCGTAACtatgaacacaaac
Proteins encoded in this window:
- the nup62l gene encoding nucleoporin 62 like: MSGGFSFGPPTGGFAFGAQKPTAAAAPGPGFGMPSSTPVAPGGGFTFGPPAQPNANSAGGFSFGTPAKSTAAVGVGFPFGTPTPNAFGLGATPQPTATAQAPGMTLGSAAAPVSMQGFNMAGAMSAQTTAAPPAGGGFSFGTAPQAQPQLAAPAPAQAAPAQAAAAAAAAAAAAAAAAAASGGLSFGNFSFGATKVQATAAAPTLPTGGGFGFGTSAPSNLTMGMQPQPVSTTAAPTPQGGAFGFGIKPSSTPAPPALTQPAPAVGPTLFSMPFTTVAASAPAAAAPAAGFMQSAAPTSAASTAPAITTAASGGMSFMLKPLGAATATLAAAPASTAAATTGAAVAFSLGLKPASGISTITTATTLTTTTAPPVMSYAQLEGLINKWSLELEDQERHFLQQATQVNAWDRMLVENGEKITSLHKEMEKVKLDQRRLNQELDFILSQQKELEDVLCPLEESVKEQSGTIYMQNADEERERTYKLAENVDAQLKRMSQDLKEIIEHLNTSSGPADTSDPLQQICKILNAHMDSLQWIDQNSVLLHRRVEEVSKLCDNQRKEQEKTFRLTFD
- the pdk1 gene encoding pyruvate dehydrogenase (acetyl-transferring) kinase isozyme 1, mitochondrial: MRILRFLRSSLSTGKDIDYYSKFSPSPLSIKQFLDFGSENACEKTSFIFLRHELPVRLANIMKEINLLPDNLLRTPSVRLVQSWYMQSLQEIIEFKERNADDEKVGYDFTDAVIKIRNRHNDVIPTMAQGVVEYKETYGTDPVVSQNVQYFLDRFYMSRISIRMLLNQHTLLFGGKVKVNPAHPKQIGSIDPHCRVSEVVRDAYENARNLCDRYYMNSPELKLEESNVKERDNPITVVYVPSHLYHMVFELFKNAMRATMELYGDSMECPPIHAHIALGTEDLTVKVSDRGGGVPLRKIDRLFTYTYSTAPRPNFDGSHAAPLAGYGYGLPISRLYARYFQGDLKLYSLEGYGTDAVIYFRALSTESIERLPVYNKSAWKHYKTIHEADDWCIPSKEPKDMTTFRSF